Proteins encoded together in one Synechococcus sp. BL107 window:
- a CDS encoding DUF3593 domain-containing protein, with protein MEFDPAPLFALSLIPYLCFLYWLRKSEALPVLAQRGFQLTLLFVGVTIVAAIVALRCCDAELVDIDVLHGGAEAFLTLANTVLVLGLVLDHKKRVNNS; from the coding sequence ATGGAGTTCGATCCAGCTCCTCTGTTTGCGTTATCTCTGATCCCTTATCTCTGCTTCTTGTACTGGCTCCGCAAAAGCGAAGCGCTACCAGTTTTGGCACAACGAGGTTTTCAACTCACCCTGCTGTTCGTCGGCGTCACGATCGTGGCGGCCATTGTGGCGCTGCGTTGTTGTGATGCAGAGCTTGTGGACATTGATGTGTTGCACGGCGGAGCTGAGGCTTTTCTCACTCTGGCCAACACCGTTTTGGTGCTTGGACTTGTCCTAGACCACAAAAAAAGGGTGAACAACTCTTAA
- a CDS encoding DUF2499 domain-containing protein: protein MHSLSLGTWWIHVASVIEWSLAIVLMQRRGLNGMALAMLPALVSAMAACTWHLFDNAESLRGLVTLQAWFTLIGNCTLAFAAWKLLPPKTA, encoded by the coding sequence ATGCACTCTTTGTCTCTCGGAACTTGGTGGATCCACGTCGCATCAGTGATCGAATGGTCGCTAGCGATTGTTTTGATGCAGCGTCGTGGGCTGAACGGAATGGCACTTGCCATGCTTCCTGCCCTCGTCAGTGCCATGGCGGCTTGTACGTGGCATTTGTTCGATAACGCTGAATCTCTAAGAGGTTTGGTGACGTTGCAAGCGTGGTTCACATTGATCGGCAATTGCACATTGGCCTTTGCAGCCTGGAAACTTTTACCCCCAAAAACGGCTTAA
- the csaB gene encoding polysaccharide pyruvyl transferase CsaB: MPRSGPASLLLCGYYGEHNLGDDALLQVLLQGLPGSSSLMITAHDQAEVQGMAPLACIVNRRSLRASLIAVLQADVLILGGGSLLQDSTSFRSLIYYLLLIALARLRRRRVVLWGQGLGPLRRSMSRWLVRCALPFCTAASWRDQASLRLAQAWAPNLPMCMAADPVWQMPSQPWVGGGDIVLSWRPTDLLDGPRWQRLLHALDSVAASLDVSVCWMAFHQHQDGPLLDALVAQKLVPAKLLARSTTVIPRSLDHVFELVSTARLVLPMRLHALILARLVGCPMAALSYDPKVDAAAEMAQVPCTRLNDLPSTDHLAAQWMAEADQEADRAVIQRIQSDASAHGELLRRWINPNAVG; this comes from the coding sequence ATGCCCCGATCTGGACCGGCCTCGTTGCTGCTTTGTGGGTATTACGGCGAGCACAACTTGGGGGATGACGCTCTTCTTCAGGTTCTTTTGCAGGGTCTGCCAGGTTCTTCCTCATTGATGATCACCGCCCACGATCAAGCGGAGGTGCAGGGGATGGCGCCTTTGGCTTGCATCGTCAATCGGCGATCGCTACGCGCCAGCTTGATCGCTGTTTTGCAAGCGGATGTTCTGATTCTTGGTGGCGGCAGTCTTCTACAAGACAGCACTAGCTTTCGAAGCCTGATTTATTACTTGCTCCTCATTGCGCTCGCGCGGTTGCGTCGTCGCCGCGTTGTGCTTTGGGGTCAAGGCCTAGGCCCATTACGTCGATCCATGAGTCGCTGGCTTGTGCGTTGTGCACTGCCGTTTTGTACTGCTGCGAGTTGGAGGGATCAAGCCTCGCTTCGGCTGGCTCAAGCCTGGGCGCCGAACCTACCGATGTGTATGGCTGCCGACCCGGTGTGGCAGATGCCAAGTCAACCCTGGGTTGGAGGAGGAGACATCGTGCTCAGTTGGCGACCGACTGATCTGTTGGATGGTCCCCGTTGGCAACGTCTTCTCCACGCCCTGGATTCAGTGGCAGCAAGCCTTGATGTGTCTGTGTGTTGGATGGCTTTTCATCAGCATCAAGATGGCCCGTTGCTTGACGCTCTTGTTGCACAAAAGCTTGTGCCCGCAAAATTGTTGGCTCGAAGCACAACCGTGATTCCACGCTCGTTGGATCATGTCTTTGAACTCGTCTCCACAGCGCGGCTCGTGCTGCCAATGCGACTTCACGCTTTGATTTTGGCCAGGCTTGTTGGTTGTCCGATGGCTGCGTTGAGCTACGACCCAAAGGTGGACGCTGCTGCTGAGATGGCGCAGGTCCCTTGTACACGGCTAAACGACTTGCCATCCACTGATCACCTGGCTGCTCAGTGGATGGCTGAAGCTGATCAGGAAGCTGATCGGGCGGTGATTCAACGGATTCAGTCCGACGCTTCAGCGCATGGGGAACTTCTCAGGCGTTGGATTAATCCAAACGCTGTTGGTTAA
- a CDS encoding ABC transporter ATP-binding protein: MTLSLKGISKNFGSRTILHNLDLNVGDGECVALLGPSGCGKSTALRLIAGLDQPDSGSISINGAEMNNIPAEDRRIGMVFQSYALFPHLSVRENLELGLRMRGSHGAGRDQRIKTILEVLQLTHQAHQRPAQLSGGQRQRVALARALLRDPLVYLLDEPMSNLDAQLREELRPELKRLMLGGSQPVVYVTHDQQEAMALADRIAVMRHGRIEQIGTPRELYHHPATSFVAQFIGRPQMNMLSAGQGRTLGIRPEDLRLDPNGIPCEVESREWHGASQLLLIRCARGQLRLVCPGDQQIGDNPQISWLKTSEHLFDDQTGQRIDD, translated from the coding sequence ATGACACTCAGCCTCAAAGGAATTTCCAAAAATTTTGGTAGTCGAACCATCCTCCACAACCTCGACCTCAACGTTGGCGATGGTGAGTGCGTCGCATTGTTAGGACCAAGCGGTTGTGGCAAAAGCACGGCTCTCCGCTTGATTGCGGGGCTCGATCAACCCGACAGCGGCTCGATCAGCATTAATGGCGCTGAGATGAACAACATCCCCGCGGAAGACCGCAGGATTGGCATGGTGTTTCAGAGCTATGCCCTCTTCCCCCACCTCAGTGTTCGCGAAAACTTGGAACTGGGACTGCGGATGCGCGGCAGCCATGGAGCAGGGCGTGATCAGCGCATTAAAACGATTTTGGAAGTGCTGCAACTCACCCATCAGGCTCACCAAAGGCCAGCGCAATTATCCGGGGGTCAGCGGCAACGCGTCGCCTTAGCTCGCGCACTACTCCGTGATCCCCTGGTGTACTTGCTCGATGAGCCCATGAGCAACCTCGATGCCCAGTTGCGCGAAGAACTACGGCCTGAACTAAAACGCCTGATGCTTGGCGGGTCGCAACCTGTGGTGTATGTCACCCATGACCAACAAGAGGCCATGGCACTGGCCGACCGAATTGCGGTAATGCGCCACGGACGAATTGAACAAATCGGCACACCCAGGGAGTTGTATCACCACCCCGCCACCAGCTTTGTGGCTCAATTCATCGGGCGTCCCCAGATGAACATGCTCAGCGCTGGTCAGGGTCGAACGCTGGGTATCCGTCCAGAGGATCTTCGGCTCGATCCCAATGGAATCCCTTGCGAAGTCGAGAGCCGTGAATGGCATGGAGCGAGTCAACTGCTCTTGATTCGTTGCGCACGAGGGCAGCTCCGTTTGGTTTGCCCTGGCGACCAACAGATTGGAGACAATCCCCAGATCAGTTGGCTCAAAACGTCTGAACACCTTTTCGATGATCAAACTGGCCAACGGATAGATGATTAA